A single genomic interval of Nostoc commune NIES-4072 harbors:
- a CDS encoding LmeA family phospholipid-binding protein yields the protein MFGGLTGLKDPKGTDWGERMLNTVASQTIRHLFSMSESVEVFVRCYPSSKLLQGSIDSFKMSGRGLVIRKDFAVEEMSFETDAVAIDFGSVLSGKLSLKQPTQAIAQVILSEAGINQAFNAELVKKRLLNLTVPSLTELSGGEPVSFTEVQVQLLPGNRLQLVAKADLNNGELVPLNMSLTLGIERRRRVSFKDPKIELDQVPEAQREISQTLSVALVEILDNMVDLDRFDLDGVKMRLNRLDTEGEKLIFSGYAEIERIPHSA from the coding sequence ATGTTCGGCGGACTTACTGGTTTAAAAGATCCTAAAGGCACAGATTGGGGAGAGCGGATGCTCAACACGGTTGCCAGCCAAACGATTCGCCACCTGTTTAGCATGAGCGAGTCAGTAGAAGTCTTTGTGCGCTGCTACCCCTCCAGCAAACTGTTGCAAGGCAGCATTGATAGCTTTAAGATGAGTGGTCGTGGCTTGGTGATTCGGAAAGATTTTGCGGTAGAGGAGATGTCTTTTGAAACCGATGCCGTTGCCATTGACTTTGGCTCGGTTTTAAGTGGCAAACTCAGTCTTAAGCAGCCTACTCAAGCGATCGCCCAAGTGATTTTATCAGAAGCAGGCATAAACCAAGCCTTTAATGCGGAACTGGTGAAAAAGCGCCTGCTTAACCTCACCGTACCATCATTGACAGAATTATCTGGCGGTGAACCAGTTTCCTTTACGGAAGTACAGGTACAGCTATTGCCAGGAAATCGCTTACAGCTTGTAGCAAAAGCAGATTTAAATAATGGCGAACTCGTTCCCCTGAACATGAGCCTAACTTTAGGCATTGAAAGGCGGCGGCGAGTTTCCTTCAAAGATCCAAAAATCGAACTTGACCAAGTACCAGAAGCACAACGGGAAATCTCGCAAACCTTGAGTGTGGCGCTGGTAGAAATTTTAGATAATATGGTTGACCTTGATCGTTTTGACCTCGATGGAGTAAAAATGCGGCTCAACCGATTAGACACTGAAGGTGAAAAACTTATTTTCAGTGGTTATGCTGAAATTGAACGTATTCCACATAGCGCTTGA
- the mgtE gene encoding magnesium transporter, protein MLTQDIRDLLTDTTDLNQLKWDLNRLQPVDVGDYITQLPEQQRAIAFRLLNKAQAIDVFEYLPTEVQEELINSLHDVQVVQLVEAMSPDERAELFDELPAGVIKRLLQELSPEQRQATATILGYPEGTAGRVMTTEYVRLRQGLTVGEALSKIRRQDEDKESIYYAYVTDDNRTLVRVVSLRQLLFTFPDVFIKDIASDRVIKVRTETPQEEVARIMQRYDLIAIPVVDREDRLVGIVTIDDVMDILEEEATEDIQKLAGVSGDEAALSSPLLTIRNRLPWLLGIMALYIGAASAIAPFQSVIAAVPVLAVIMPIFSNTGGTVGIQSLTVTIRGLGVGEVTSKDTLKILRKELLAGLGTAVALATTMFLLSLIWARPQERWVALIAGMVMATNTIVAVTLGTLLPMGLTRLKLDPALVSGPLVTTMLDTIGFLTFLSLISLALNVFHLPT, encoded by the coding sequence ATGCTCACACAAGATATTCGTGATTTGCTGACTGATACTACCGATTTAAACCAGTTAAAATGGGATTTAAATCGCTTGCAACCTGTGGATGTGGGAGACTACATTACACAATTGCCTGAACAACAACGCGCGATCGCATTCCGTTTACTCAATAAAGCTCAGGCAATTGATGTATTTGAATATCTGCCCACAGAGGTGCAGGAAGAACTAATTAATTCTCTGCATGATGTCCAGGTAGTGCAACTTGTAGAAGCGATGAGTCCCGATGAACGGGCAGAATTGTTTGATGAACTACCTGCTGGGGTAATCAAACGGCTATTACAAGAACTGAGTCCAGAACAAAGGCAAGCAACAGCAACGATTCTCGGCTATCCAGAAGGTACTGCCGGGCGGGTAATGACAACTGAATATGTCCGGTTGCGCCAAGGATTGACTGTAGGTGAAGCCCTGAGCAAAATCCGCCGTCAGGACGAAGACAAGGAGTCTATTTACTACGCCTACGTCACAGATGACAACCGGACATTGGTGAGAGTAGTTTCACTGCGCCAGTTGTTGTTTACCTTTCCCGATGTTTTCATCAAAGATATTGCTAGCGATCGCGTCATCAAAGTTAGAACTGAAACTCCCCAAGAAGAAGTGGCGCGAATCATGCAGCGCTACGACTTAATCGCGATACCCGTAGTTGACCGAGAAGACCGATTGGTTGGCATCGTCACCATTGATGATGTTATGGATATTTTGGAAGAGGAAGCCACAGAAGATATCCAAAAACTGGCGGGTGTCAGTGGTGATGAAGCAGCTTTATCCTCTCCCTTACTCACCATCCGCAACCGCTTACCTTGGCTGTTGGGGATTATGGCACTGTATATTGGTGCTGCCAGTGCGATCGCGCCTTTTCAATCTGTAATTGCCGCAGTACCAGTCTTAGCAGTAATCATGCCGATTTTTTCTAACACAGGTGGTACTGTTGGGATTCAATCATTAACGGTGACAATTCGTGGCTTGGGAGTGGGCGAAGTAACATCCAAAGATACCTTAAAAATTCTCCGCAAGGAACTTTTAGCTGGTTTAGGTACAGCCGTAGCTTTAGCCACAACGATGTTCCTGCTTTCCTTAATTTGGGCGCGACCCCAAGAACGATGGGTGGCTTTAATTGCCGGAATGGTAATGGCAACTAATACAATTGTGGCTGTTACACTTGGCACTCTACTGCCAATGGGTTTGACACGGCTGAAGCTTGACCCTGCTTTAGTTAGTGGCCCGTTAGTCACTACAATGCTAGATACAATTGGGTTTTTAACGTTCCTCAGCTTAATTTCTCTAGCTTTAAACGTTTTCCATTTACCAACCTAA
- a CDS encoding UDP-glucose dehydrogenase family protein, which yields MRVCVIGTGYVGLVTGACLAHIGHDVICVDNNEEKVKLMKSGQSPIFEPGLSEIMQSAIQAEKIHFTSDLAAGVAHGEVLFIAVGTPPLPTGESDTRYVEAVARGIGENLNGGYKVIVNKSTVPIGSGDWVRMLVLDGVAERQKTLVPAGGVPSNEKLPEFAAEFDVISNPEFLREGSAVYDTFNPDRIVLGGNSQRAVALMRKLYAPIVERKYAEDQSLPPVPILATDLSSAEMIKYAANAFLATKISFINEVANICDRVGADVSQVARGIGLDSRIGNKFLQAGIGWGGSCFPKDVSALIHTADDYGYEAQLLKAAVSVNERQRLIALEKLQKVLKILKGKTVGLLGLTFKPDTDDLRDAPALNLIEQLNRLGAKVKAFDPIVSQTGLRHGLSGVLVETDAERLADGCDALVLVTEWQQFSTLDYVKMAKLMTHPVIIDGRNFLDPEVMIRAGFQYVGVGR from the coding sequence ATGCGTGTTTGCGTGATTGGTACTGGTTACGTTGGTTTAGTTACAGGTGCTTGCTTGGCTCATATTGGGCATGATGTCATTTGCGTAGACAACAACGAAGAAAAAGTTAAGTTAATGAAGTCTGGGCAATCCCCAATTTTTGAGCCAGGACTCTCAGAAATAATGCAGTCTGCCATTCAAGCAGAGAAAATTCATTTTACTAGCGATCTCGCTGCTGGAGTTGCCCACGGAGAAGTTCTGTTTATTGCTGTGGGAACGCCACCTTTACCCACTGGTGAAAGTGATACTCGTTATGTTGAAGCTGTAGCCCGGGGAATTGGGGAAAATCTCAACGGTGGTTATAAAGTCATAGTCAATAAATCTACAGTACCCATTGGCTCAGGTGACTGGGTACGGATGCTTGTTCTAGATGGTGTGGCTGAACGGCAGAAAACATTAGTACCCGCAGGTGGGGTTCCAAGTAATGAAAAATTACCTGAGTTTGCAGCCGAGTTTGATGTAATCAGCAATCCAGAGTTTTTGCGCGAAGGTTCGGCAGTTTACGACACCTTCAACCCTGATCGCATTGTACTAGGAGGCAATAGTCAAAGAGCAGTAGCCTTAATGCGAAAACTCTATGCCCCAATTGTGGAACGTAAGTACGCTGAGGATCAATCTTTACCCCCTGTGCCAATTCTGGCAACAGACTTGAGTTCGGCGGAGATGATTAAATACGCCGCTAATGCCTTTTTAGCCACTAAGATTAGTTTTATTAACGAAGTTGCTAATATTTGCGATCGCGTCGGTGCTGATGTCAGCCAAGTAGCTAGAGGTATCGGTCTAGACTCCCGCATTGGTAACAAATTTTTACAAGCTGGTATTGGTTGGGGTGGTTCTTGTTTTCCCAAAGATGTTTCCGCTCTGATTCACACTGCTGATGATTATGGCTATGAAGCCCAATTACTCAAAGCTGCTGTCAGTGTCAACGAACGCCAGCGATTGATTGCTTTAGAAAAACTCCAAAAAGTTCTGAAAATTCTCAAAGGCAAAACAGTTGGACTACTCGGATTGACCTTCAAGCCCGATACCGACGACTTGCGCGACGCCCCAGCCCTCAACCTAATTGAACAGCTCAACCGATTGGGGGCCAAAGTTAAAGCCTTTGACCCGATTGTTTCCCAAACAGGTTTACGTCATGGGCTTTCTGGTGTACTAGTAGAAACCGATGCCGAAAGACTAGCTGACGGCTGCGATGCATTGGTACTTGTCACCGAATGGCAGCAGTTCAGCACTCTTGACTATGTGAAGATGGCAAAATTGATGACCCACCCCGTTATCATTGACGGTCGTAACTTCCTCGACCCTGAAGTAATGATCCGGGCTGGATTCCAATATGTAGGTGTGGGGCGATAG
- a CDS encoding UDP-glucuronic acid decarboxylase family protein → MRILVTGGAGFIGSHLIDRLMTDGHEVICLDNFYTGHKRNILKWLDNPYFELIRHDITEPIRLEVDQIYHLACPASPVHYQYNPVKTVKTNVMGTLNMLGLAKRVKARFFLASTSEVYGDPEVHPQPEEYRGSVNPIGIRSCYDEGKRIAETLAFDYYRQNKVDIRVVRIFNTYGPRMLENDGRVVSNFIVQALRGNPLTVYGDGSQTRSFCYVSDLVEGFIRLMNSDYIGPVNLGNPGEYTILQLAQAVQNMINPDAQIKFEPLPSDDPRRRQPDITKAKTWLNWEPTIPLQEGLKLTIEDFRARIQSDVNNSTT, encoded by the coding sequence ATGAGAATTTTGGTGACGGGTGGTGCTGGGTTTATTGGTTCCCATCTCATCGACCGACTAATGACCGATGGGCATGAAGTAATATGCTTAGATAATTTTTACACTGGTCACAAACGGAACATCCTTAAATGGTTAGATAACCCGTACTTTGAACTGATCCGCCACGATATTACCGAACCAATTCGCTTAGAAGTGGATCAAATTTATCATTTAGCTTGTCCTGCTTCACCAGTACATTACCAGTACAACCCAGTTAAAACCGTTAAAACTAACGTGATGGGAACACTCAATATGTTAGGGCTGGCTAAACGTGTGAAAGCTAGATTTTTCTTAGCTTCAACCAGTGAAGTATACGGCGATCCAGAAGTTCATCCCCAACCTGAAGAGTATCGGGGTAGCGTCAATCCCATTGGCATACGTTCATGCTACGACGAAGGTAAAAGAATTGCTGAAACTCTAGCATTTGATTACTATAGGCAAAATAAAGTTGATATTCGAGTTGTTCGGATATTTAACACTTATGGGCCGAGAATGTTAGAAAATGATGGCCGGGTGGTGAGCAACTTTATAGTTCAAGCCTTGCGGGGTAATCCTTTAACCGTTTACGGTGATGGTTCGCAAACTCGTAGTTTCTGCTATGTTTCCGATTTAGTCGAAGGATTCATCCGCCTAATGAATAGCGACTACATAGGCCCAGTAAACCTGGGTAATCCTGGTGAATATACGATTTTGCAATTGGCACAAGCTGTGCAAAATATGATTAATCCAGACGCGCAGATTAAATTCGAGCCACTACCTTCGGACGATCCCCGGCGTCGCCAACCTGATATCACAAAGGCAAAAACTTGGTTAAATTGGGAACCGACTATTCCTCTGCAAGAGGGGTTAAAACTAACAATAGAAGATTTTCGCGCTCGCATTCAAAGCGATGTAAATAATTCAACCACCTGA
- a CDS encoding aspartate carbamoyltransferase catalytic subunit, translating to MPTTTWNRHHVLSLADFTAAEYNTVLQTAASFQEVLSRRTKKVPTLQGQVVANLFFESSTRTRSSFELAAKRLSADTLNFAAATSSMTKGETILDTAKTYLAMGTDIMVVRHREAGVPNAIAAEMDRLGVKVSVLNAGDGQHEHPSQALLDLFTICTLIDPASPRLELLKGKKIAIVGDILHSRVARSNIWSLIASGAEVHLAAPPTLLPKLFAEYILEEAGVKNQNFIISSSPTPHSPLPTPQLFLHWQLEPALQNADFVMTLRLQKERMTAHLLPSLREYHQLFGITSTKLQLCKPNVKVLHPGPVNRGVEISSELMDDPEFSLIQSQVTSGVAVRMALLYLIGSSKV from the coding sequence ATGCCTACTACCACCTGGAATCGTCATCACGTTCTTTCCCTAGCTGACTTTACGGCGGCTGAATATAATACTGTTTTGCAAACTGCTGCCAGTTTTCAAGAGGTGCTATCACGGCGGACGAAGAAAGTACCAACCTTGCAGGGACAGGTGGTGGCGAATTTATTTTTTGAATCGTCTACTCGCACTCGCAGCAGTTTTGAACTCGCGGCGAAACGCTTAAGTGCAGATACGCTGAATTTCGCCGCAGCCACATCTTCTATGACTAAGGGAGAAACAATTCTCGACACGGCGAAAACCTATTTGGCGATGGGAACTGATATTATGGTAGTCCGCCATCGAGAGGCAGGAGTACCGAATGCGATCGCGGCTGAAATGGATCGTTTAGGTGTAAAAGTTAGCGTCCTCAATGCTGGTGATGGTCAACATGAGCATCCTTCCCAAGCACTGCTAGATTTATTTACCATTTGTACTCTAATTGACCCAGCTAGTCCCCGACTAGAACTTTTAAAAGGTAAAAAGATTGCCATTGTTGGGGATATTCTCCATTCTCGTGTAGCGCGATCGAATATCTGGAGTTTAATCGCTAGTGGTGCCGAAGTGCATCTAGCAGCCCCACCCACCCTCTTACCCAAATTATTTGCTGAGTATATTTTGGAAGAGGCAGGAGTCAAAAATCAGAACTTTATTATCTCCTCATCCCCCACTCCCCACTCCCCACTCCCCACTCCCCAACTATTTCTACATTGGCAACTAGAACCAGCTTTACAAAATGCCGATTTTGTCATGACTTTGCGCCTGCAAAAGGAACGCATGACCGCTCATTTACTGCCAAGTTTGCGAGAATATCATCAGCTATTTGGTATTACAAGCACAAAACTGCAACTTTGTAAACCTAACGTCAAAGTTTTGCATCCAGGCCCAGTTAACCGTGGTGTCGAAATCAGTTCTGAATTGATGGATGACCCAGAATTTAGTCTCATACAATCACAAGTTACCAGTGGTGTCGCCGTTCGTATGGCGCTGTTGTATTTGATAGGAAGCAGTAAGGTCTAA